The following coding sequences lie in one Carassius gibelio isolate Cgi1373 ecotype wild population from Czech Republic chromosome A17, carGib1.2-hapl.c, whole genome shotgun sequence genomic window:
- the LOC128031469 gene encoding calpain-2 catalytic subunit-like — MPPPDGCHPNSDEDDGNSATSPLNFLEQNYQELLQDCLTENTLYNDELFPPDNSSIGLFDDLPPDVDMSQVVWKRPSELVSDPNLIVDDMSRFDYAQGDVLGNCWFLAAIGALTFEKDIIKQVMPAEQSFTKDYAGIFHFRFWRFGKWIDVVIDDQLPTFDDELLFVCSKTSNEFWPALLEKAYAKVCGSYADLHAGYISEALMDFTGGTHMYYTLNTAPADLWKIMECAFKSKTLMGCGSNTATTPEEIELLHGIIAEHAYTVTGVFEVMSDENPVQLVRLLNPWGQEEWQGDWSDGSPLWDTVCEEVRKICHEVLNNGEFWTSMEDFTSIFENIDICCLCPDFLDGSAECHWTSKRHFGRWNDETTAGGDIIKTETFWTNPHFRVKIDELDEECASGQRPENILVSLMQNHEKRHRNSQDNFNIGFYVFEIPIEMRSQSGRFSSEFFIDREPVAQTEELVEFREVMKFFRLEPGEYLIVPCTENPGETASFILSVFSKNETHLEHIQETPE, encoded by the exons ATGCCTCCCCCTGATGGGTGCCACCCCAACTCAGATGAAGATGATGGGAATTCAGCTACCAGTCCATTGAACTTCCTGGAACAGAACTACCAGGAGCTGCTCCAGGACTGTCTCACTGAAAACACACTCTACAATGATGAGCTGTTCCCTCCAGACAACAGCTCCATTGGCTTGTTTGATGATCTGCCACCTGATGTGGACATGTCTCAAGTTGTGTGGAAGCGGCCATCC GAATTGGTGTCAGATCCTAATTTAATTGTAGATGATATGTCAAGGTTTGACTACGCACAGGGAGATGTATTAG gaaACTGTTGGTTCTTGGCTGCAATTGGAGCTCTAACCTTTGAGAAGGATATCATAAAACAGGTCATGCCAGCTGAACAGTCATTCACCAAGGATTATGCTGGGATATTTCACTTCAGG TTCTGGCGATTTGGGAAATGGATTGATGTTGTTATCGATGACCAACTTCCAACTTTTGATGATGAACTCCTTTTTGTGTGCTCAAAAACATCTAATGAGTTTTGGCCTGCTTTACTGGAGAAAGCTTATGCAAA GGTGTGCGGGTCCTATGCTGACTTGCACGCTGGTTACATATCGGAGGCCCTGATGGACTTCACTGGTGGGACACATATGTATTACACACTGAACACAGCTCCTGCTGATTTGTGGAAAATCATGGAATGTGCATTCAAGTCGAAAACGCTTATGGGCTGCGGCTCTAATACAGCG ACAACCCCTGAAGAAATTGAGTTACTTCATGGCATAATTGCAGAGCATGCTTACACTGTGACAGGGGTTTTTGAG GTGATGAGTGACGAAAATCCAGTCCAGCTAGTGAGGCTGTTAAACCCTTGGGGCCAAGAAGAGTGGCAAGGAGACTGGAGCGATGG atcaCCTTTATGGGACACAGTTTGCGAGGAAGTCCGCAAAATTTGCCATGAAGTTTTAAATAATGGGGAGTTCTG GACGTCAATGGAAGACTTTACCAGTATTTTTGAAAACATAGACATCTGTTGTCTCTGTCCTGATTTTCTGGATGGCTCTGCTGAATGTCACTGGACGTCAAAACGACATTTTGGCAGATGGAATGATGAGACTACAGCAGGTGGTGACATAATTAAGACAG AGACTTTCTGGACAAACCCTCATTTTCGGGTGAAAATTGATGAGCTTGATGAGGAATGTGCTAGTGGCCAGCGCCCTGAAAATATACTGGTGTCCCTCATGCAGAACCATGAGAAGAGACACAGAAATAGCCAAGATAATTTTAATATTGGCTTCTATGTTTTTGAg ATACCAATAGAG ATGAGAAGTCAAAGTGGGAGGTTTTCATCTGAGTTCTTCATTGATAGAGAGCCTGTGGCTCAGACGGAGGAGTTAGTAGAGTTCAGAGAGGTGATGAAATTCTTCAGGCTGGAGCCGGGAGAGTACCTGATTGTACCGTGCACAGAAAATCCTGGTGAAACGGCCTCTTTCATCCTGTCTGTTTTCTCAAAGAATGAGACACACTTAGA ACATATTCAAGAAACTCCTGAGTAG